A region from the Acidobacteriota bacterium genome encodes:
- a CDS encoding M20/M25/M40 family metallo-hydrolase: MQAGAPDIGARLVADPSIKQALAFVQQNEPAILDEQVRLCEIPAPPFKEQQRAEALKKTFEALGLQRVRIDAVGNVIGERPGRSAKPNLVFSAHLDTVFPEGTSVKVTREGTSISGPGIGDDCRGLAVVLGVIHALNAAKIETAGTITFVGTVGEEGLGDLRGVKHLFGTELKDQVDAFVSVDGTGLGVTTVGVGSHRYRVTISGPGGHSYGAFGLANPVHALGRAIATIADFEVPSQPKTTFNVGRIGGGTSVNSIAFEAWAEVDMRSSDPAAIAEVDRKFQQAVDAAVAAENQRWNNKGALTAKKELVGDRAAGQTPRDSPIVQAAVAVTRALGLPVSMDEGSTDSNVPMGLGIPAVTIDGGGSGRGAHSLGETFDSTDSWKGTARALLLALALAQK, translated from the coding sequence ATGCAGGCGGGGGCGCCCGACATCGGCGCGCGGCTCGTCGCCGATCCATCCATCAAGCAGGCGCTTGCCTTCGTCCAGCAGAACGAACCCGCGATTCTCGACGAGCAGGTCCGATTGTGCGAGATCCCCGCCCCGCCCTTCAAGGAGCAGCAGCGCGCCGAAGCGCTGAAGAAGACCTTCGAGGCCCTCGGCCTGCAGCGTGTGAGGATCGACGCGGTCGGCAACGTCATCGGTGAGCGCCCGGGACGGTCCGCCAAACCCAACCTGGTGTTCTCCGCGCACCTCGACACGGTGTTCCCGGAGGGGACCAGCGTGAAGGTTACGCGCGAGGGGACGTCGATATCCGGCCCCGGGATCGGCGATGACTGCCGCGGGCTCGCGGTGGTCCTCGGGGTCATCCACGCGCTCAACGCCGCGAAGATCGAGACGGCGGGGACGATTACGTTCGTCGGAACGGTGGGGGAGGAGGGGCTCGGCGACCTGCGGGGCGTCAAGCATCTGTTCGGCACGGAGCTGAAAGACCAGGTCGACGCGTTCGTCTCCGTTGACGGCACCGGGCTCGGCGTCACCACCGTGGGCGTGGGCAGCCATCGCTATCGGGTGACGATCTCCGGCCCCGGCGGCCACAGCTACGGAGCGTTCGGGCTCGCGAACCCTGTTCACGCGCTCGGCCGGGCGATTGCCACGATCGCGGACTTCGAGGTGCCATCCCAGCCAAAAACGACGTTCAACGTCGGGCGGATTGGGGGCGGCACGTCGGTCAATTCCATCGCGTTCGAGGCGTGGGCCGAGGTGGACATGCGGTCGTCGGACCCCGCCGCCATTGCCGAAGTCGACCGCAAGTTCCAGCAGGCCGTCGATGCGGCAGTCGCCGCCGAGAATCAGCGCTGGAACAACAAAGGCGCGCTGACGGCGAAGAAGGAGCTGGTGGGCGACCGCGCGGCGGGGCAGACCCCCAGGGACTCGCCGATCGTCCAGGCGGCGGTCGCGGTCACACGCGCGCTCGGCTTGCCAGTGAGCATGGACGAGGGCTCCACCGATTCAAACGTTCCCATGGGGCTCGGCATTCCTGCCGTGACCATCGACGGCGGCGGCAGCGGGCGCGGCGCGCACTCGCTTGGAGAAACGTTCGACTCGACCGACTCCTGGAAGGGCACCGCGCGGGCGCTGCTGCTGGCGCTCGCGCTGGCGCAGAAGTGA
- a CDS encoding formate dehydrogenase accessory protein FdhE, whose product MTDHRPASRGRPESREVVELTHLKDAHPELEAAATLQIELLQLQRRVQGRVPLPTVHLDAEEIQRHVRDGRPILRFEHLPLNWSDFRFMLRETAATLLRHDAIEDEEVRRVDTLARDGNALEPVVQRWFAAISAPSATSAPAASADAETAGLDHVFTLAMRPFLVRCAEATQSRLDLSSWSWGYCPVCGGEPEFAAITPAADRLLVCGRCTARWKFDPMTCPYCGNNDRTRITSFASRDGMYRIAACDVCTRYLKAHDGRRASRPLMLPVDTVATLPLDAAAMQKGYKA is encoded by the coding sequence GTGACCGACCACAGGCCCGCCTCGCGCGGGCGCCCCGAGTCGCGCGAAGTCGTCGAGCTGACGCACCTCAAGGACGCGCATCCCGAGCTCGAGGCCGCCGCGACGCTCCAGATAGAACTGCTGCAACTCCAGCGACGGGTCCAGGGGCGCGTGCCGCTGCCCACCGTGCACCTGGACGCGGAAGAAATCCAGCGGCACGTCCGCGACGGCCGGCCGATCCTCCGCTTCGAGCACCTGCCGCTCAATTGGAGCGATTTCCGGTTCATGCTGCGCGAAACGGCGGCCACATTGCTCCGGCACGACGCGATCGAAGACGAGGAAGTCCGGCGCGTGGATACGCTCGCGCGCGACGGGAACGCGCTCGAGCCGGTCGTGCAGCGCTGGTTCGCCGCCATCTCGGCGCCAAGCGCCACCTCCGCACCCGCGGCATCGGCCGACGCGGAGACCGCGGGCCTGGATCACGTCTTCACGCTGGCGATGCGTCCTTTCCTGGTGCGCTGCGCGGAAGCGACGCAGTCGCGGCTCGATCTGTCGTCGTGGAGCTGGGGTTACTGCCCGGTGTGCGGCGGCGAGCCGGAATTCGCGGCGATCACGCCGGCAGCCGACCGCCTGCTGGTTTGTGGCCGCTGCACGGCGCGCTGGAAGTTCGATCCGATGACGTGCCCTTACTGCGGCAACAACGACCGCACGCGCATTACATCGTTCGCGAGCCGCGATGGGATGTACCGGATTGCCGCCTGCGACGTGTGCACGCGGTATCTCAAGGCGCACGACGGCCGCCGCGCGTCCCGCCCTCTCATGCTGCCGGTGGATACGGTCGCCACGCTGCCGCTCGACGCGGCGGCGATGCAGAAGGGATACAAGGCGTAG
- a CDS encoding D-alanyl-D-alanine carboxypeptidase, translating into MQRYRLFFVRLLTLALSVGLLGPVSTASARAAESSAGASPSVTKTSSGKAKKSRYSARKSRARRAKLARARAAARAREAARIRAWREAMEPRFRKDESGALIPDVRAAAAIVMNPETGEILYETNAQDKRSIASITKVMTALVFLEDDPDLTEEVVVERPDVYHASTTYLRAGERTTLGDVLHLMLIASDNAAARILSRVSHGGRASFMQRMNEKALELGLQDTSFADPSGLDPNNISSAYDLSRLIAFGAGDERISSIMRKQEYRLTTSRRTITIHSTNRLLASSDVDVRGGKTGFISKAGYSLATLLRLPQGEQVAVVILGARSNALRFSETRHLMNWLSDKAKAVLGTEKEQ; encoded by the coding sequence GTGCAGCGGTATCGTCTTTTCTTCGTCCGCCTCCTGACGCTCGCGCTGAGCGTTGGCCTGCTGGGACCCGTTTCGACGGCCTCTGCTCGCGCCGCCGAAAGCTCGGCCGGCGCGAGCCCCTCTGTCACGAAGACTTCATCCGGCAAGGCGAAGAAGAGCCGGTACTCCGCACGGAAGTCGCGCGCCCGCCGCGCGAAGCTCGCGCGCGCGCGCGCCGCGGCGCGCGCCCGTGAAGCGGCGCGCATCCGCGCGTGGCGCGAGGCGATGGAGCCCCGCTTCCGGAAGGACGAATCGGGCGCGCTCATTCCGGACGTCCGCGCGGCCGCGGCGATCGTGATGAACCCGGAGACGGGTGAGATCCTGTACGAGACCAACGCGCAGGACAAGCGGTCCATCGCCAGCATCACCAAGGTGATGACCGCGCTGGTGTTTCTCGAGGACGACCCGGACCTCACCGAGGAGGTCGTCGTCGAGCGCCCGGACGTGTACCACGCGTCGACGACCTACCTGCGCGCCGGCGAGCGGACGACGCTGGGGGACGTGCTGCACCTGATGTTGATTGCCTCGGACAACGCCGCGGCACGGATTCTTTCCCGCGTGTCGCACGGCGGCCGCGCGTCGTTCATGCAGCGGATGAATGAAAAGGCCCTGGAGCTGGGCCTGCAGGACACCTCGTTCGCGGATCCCTCCGGCCTCGATCCGAACAACATCTCGTCCGCGTACGATCTGTCGCGGCTGATTGCCTTCGGTGCCGGCGACGAGCGCATTTCCTCGATCATGCGCAAGCAGGAGTACCGCCTCACGACCAGCAGGCGGACGATCACCATCCACAGCACGAACCGCCTGCTCGCGAGCAGCGACGTGGACGTGCGCGGCGGCAAGACCGGCTTCATCAGCAAGGCGGGCTACAGCCTCGCCACGCTCCTGCGCCTGCCGCAGGGAGAGCAGGTGGCCGTCGTGATCCTCGGTGCCCGCTCCAACGCGCTGCGCTTCAGCGAAACGCGGCACCTGATGAACTGGCTGAGCGACAAGGCGAAGGCGGTTCTCGGAACAGAGAAGGAACAATAG
- a CDS encoding TonB-dependent receptor, whose protein sequence is MGNRYSSGWGLALAMVVLTAVPAIAQEFRGRINGTVTDNSGAVLPGVTVTATSPALIQPQTTAAAADGTYRFIALPAGTYTVTFELNGFKTLKHEGIRVVIGTTLTVDARLDVATLQETVTVTGESPIVDTSTTTVGTNFTKELLTEIPNARDIWAAMSQAPGIVMTGYDVGGSHTGTQTGFNVYGLSQQRTTRIEGINTTENTDANAGYFDFGSFEEFQIGGAGTGADQDTPGGSMNVTVKSGGDRFQGQWYSDWEGKGTISDNVDPALQVTGGTKGEFKAPTGGVNRGNQIDRQYDLNGNLGGPIVRGRAWFFASYRLNNQYKFITGLPDLAQSKLTNYTVKGTYQLSRGNQLIGYWNKREKLQPLRDLAVDVPVSAAYFQASRNYPFKLEWTSVLGDRAFLDVQASGWRNYFPLRPTTENGFFKETLQPGRIDLTTGEYFNGGASDFYQKQRRFKPQYNANLSYFKEGWRGSHDFKVGVEGRWEKRLFFRDQPAGNVFYRDRGTSVSELEIYNTPNDGDNRVTAHSAYLQDVWKMSANLTLTLGLRMDRYKDFYPEQTIAPEGVAALAGSTDPRIVSFLSPRTVSETTVSESTSFGPRIGFAWDVRGNNRSVIKGYFGQFYFNSAPDTLAALQNPVGTARLRYRFVDPNGNRLLDGPNELGTFLSTQGGAGFVRIDPDLERPYSQEISGHFEQEVVRGLSARASWVYKNVRDDWAEVDLLRVGAYTIARQLVDPGPDNTLGTGDEQTLTVFDRPAGIGQDRVFTNPDDYHSDFNTFEVALNRRFSGRWMALTSFGHTWLKQYHGDSSTSSALDSIGIGKAYLWQPNRRAFGRETSTLWNYKMIARYVMPWDIGVSGSYKLQSGRNWGRTISVNHPNAGSETLRVEPVDARRAPNVGILDFRADKSFSLGAAGRLTAMVDVFNATNADTVTNFNITTAALHRIIALLDPRIVRFGVRLDF, encoded by the coding sequence ATGGGGAATCGGTACAGCTCGGGCTGGGGACTCGCGCTGGCGATGGTGGTGCTCACGGCCGTACCGGCCATCGCGCAGGAGTTCCGCGGCCGCATCAACGGCACCGTCACTGACAACAGTGGCGCCGTGCTGCCCGGCGTGACGGTCACCGCGACCAGTCCGGCGCTCATTCAACCGCAGACCACGGCCGCCGCGGCAGACGGGACCTACCGCTTCATCGCCCTGCCGGCGGGCACCTACACCGTCACCTTCGAGCTGAACGGGTTCAAGACCCTCAAGCACGAAGGGATCAGGGTCGTCATCGGCACGACGCTCACCGTCGACGCCAGGCTGGACGTGGCCACGCTCCAGGAGACCGTCACGGTCACGGGAGAATCGCCGATCGTCGACACCTCGACGACCACGGTGGGCACGAACTTCACCAAGGAGCTGCTCACCGAGATCCCGAACGCGCGCGACATCTGGGCGGCCATGTCCCAGGCGCCCGGCATCGTGATGACCGGCTACGACGTGGGGGGGTCGCACACCGGCACGCAGACCGGCTTCAATGTGTACGGGCTCAGCCAGCAGCGGACCACGCGCATCGAGGGCATCAACACCACCGAGAACACGGATGCCAACGCCGGCTACTTCGACTTCGGCTCCTTCGAAGAGTTCCAGATCGGCGGCGCCGGCACGGGCGCGGACCAGGACACGCCGGGCGGATCGATGAACGTCACCGTCAAGTCCGGCGGCGATCGGTTCCAGGGCCAGTGGTACTCCGATTGGGAAGGCAAGGGAACGATCTCGGACAACGTCGACCCCGCGCTGCAGGTGACGGGAGGAACGAAAGGCGAGTTCAAGGCCCCGACGGGCGGCGTCAACCGCGGCAACCAGATCGATCGGCAGTACGATCTCAATGGCAACCTCGGCGGGCCGATCGTGCGCGGCCGCGCGTGGTTCTTCGCGTCGTACCGGCTGAACAATCAGTACAAGTTCATCACCGGGCTGCCGGACCTGGCGCAGTCCAAGCTCACGAACTACACCGTCAAGGGCACGTACCAGCTCTCGAGGGGCAACCAGCTGATCGGCTACTGGAACAAGCGCGAGAAGCTGCAGCCGCTGCGGGATCTCGCGGTGGACGTCCCCGTGTCCGCGGCGTACTTCCAGGCGTCCCGCAATTACCCGTTCAAGCTGGAATGGACCAGCGTACTCGGCGACCGGGCGTTCCTCGACGTGCAGGCGTCGGGCTGGCGCAACTACTTCCCGCTCAGGCCGACCACCGAGAACGGCTTCTTCAAGGAGACGCTGCAGCCGGGACGGATCGACCTGACCACCGGCGAGTACTTCAACGGCGGCGCGAGCGATTTCTACCAGAAGCAGCGGCGGTTCAAGCCGCAGTACAACGCGAACCTGAGCTACTTCAAGGAAGGCTGGCGCGGATCCCACGACTTCAAGGTCGGCGTCGAGGGACGGTGGGAGAAACGCCTCTTCTTCCGCGATCAGCCGGCGGGCAACGTCTTCTATCGCGACCGCGGGACCTCGGTCAGCGAGCTTGAAATCTATAACACGCCCAACGACGGGGATAACCGCGTCACCGCGCATTCGGCGTATCTGCAGGACGTCTGGAAGATGTCCGCCAACCTGACGCTGACGCTCGGCCTCCGGATGGATCGCTACAAGGACTTCTACCCGGAGCAGACGATCGCGCCCGAGGGGGTCGCCGCACTGGCCGGCTCCACCGACCCGCGCATCGTGTCGTTCCTGTCTCCGCGAACCGTCTCGGAAACCACCGTTTCGGAGTCCACCAGCTTCGGCCCGCGCATCGGGTTTGCCTGGGACGTCAGGGGCAACAATCGCTCGGTGATCAAGGGCTACTTCGGGCAGTTCTACTTCAACTCGGCGCCCGACACGCTGGCGGCGCTGCAGAATCCGGTCGGCACCGCGCGGCTGCGCTATCGCTTCGTCGACCCGAACGGCAACCGCCTGCTGGACGGGCCGAACGAGCTTGGTACGTTTCTGTCGACGCAGGGCGGCGCCGGGTTCGTGCGCATCGATCCCGATCTCGAGCGTCCCTACAGCCAGGAGATCTCGGGACACTTCGAGCAGGAAGTGGTCCGCGGGTTGTCGGCACGCGCCTCGTGGGTCTACAAGAACGTCCGCGACGACTGGGCGGAAGTGGACCTGCTGCGCGTCGGGGCGTACACGATCGCTCGCCAGCTCGTCGACCCGGGCCCGGACAATACGCTGGGAACCGGCGACGAGCAGACGCTCACCGTGTTCGATCGCCCGGCGGGCATCGGGCAGGACCGCGTCTTCACGAATCCGGATGACTACCACTCGGACTTCAACACGTTCGAGGTGGCGCTGAACCGCCGCTTCAGCGGCCGCTGGATGGCGCTCACCTCGTTCGGCCACACGTGGCTGAAGCAGTACCACGGCGACTCGTCGACCTCCAGCGCGCTCGATTCGATCGGCATCGGCAAGGCCTATCTCTGGCAGCCGAATCGGCGGGCCTTCGGCCGGGAGACGTCCACGCTGTGGAACTACAAGATGATTGCGCGCTATGTCATGCCATGGGACATCGGCGTCAGCGGCTCGTACAAGCTGCAGAGCGGCCGCAACTGGGGGCGCACGATCAGCGTCAACCACCCGAACGCGGGCA